In one Thermosipho ferrireducens genomic region, the following are encoded:
- a CDS encoding RNA polymerase sigma factor, whose protein sequence is MNDRTSYTEFIEALKSGKEWAYRKLYREYAPKIGSLARTYFNTDDVDDVIQEVMLRIYKGIKKFKGHSSLSTWIYRITINVCNSLYEKYKKKNEKTFSVESSGDENKEIQIEDFNKDVQREVELEILYEKILEILEKLPEQERILIKLRDIDELSYSEIANILNIPEGTVKSRLHNARAHLKKAIKEAGLL, encoded by the coding sequence ATAAATGACAGGACAAGTTATACAGAATTTATTGAAGCGCTAAAAAGTGGTAAAGAATGGGCATATAGAAAACTTTACAGAGAATACGCCCCTAAAATTGGTTCACTTGCAAGAACCTATTTTAATACAGATGATGTGGACGATGTAATTCAAGAAGTGATGTTAAGAATATACAAGGGAATAAAAAAATTCAAAGGCCACTCGAGCCTATCAACGTGGATATACCGAATTACAATAAATGTGTGCAATTCTTTGTATGAAAAATATAAAAAGAAAAACGAAAAGACTTTCAGCGTTGAAAGTTCAGGTGATGAGAATAAAGAGATACAAATCGAAGATTTTAATAAAGATGTCCAGAGAGAAGTGGAATTGGAAATTTTGTACGAAAAAATACTTGAAATACTCGAAAAACTTCCAGAGCAGGAACGTATATTAATAAAACTTAGAGATATAGACGAGCTGTCTTATTCTGAAATAGCCAACATTTTGAATATTCCAGAAGGTACTGTAAAAAGCAGATTGCATAACGCAAGAGCTCATCTGAAGAAAGCGATCAAGGAGGCAGGATTGTTATGA
- a CDS encoding radical SAM protein has translation MRSAIIIDGYVDEPAVLGVPPYVSTYPRYIAGTLFLKDFDVRYTTIDEVRKKEQWDSFNEYDVLVIISGVTVPGRYIGGTPITLKEIEKIFSKNKKPFRILTGAVLQNSREVLKNIGADEFVEDFIEYAFETNNYEIKRTVAVEGARIVKYHPRFPDIICEIEVSLGCERKNYCTFCSEPILHKGFSSRPLKDIVDEIEALYKAGVKAFRLGRSANILAYGMEKNSGKVNNNLIYELYNSIRNVAPQLEVLHTDNANPAFIARNYPEIVNALETIVKYNTEGDVLSFGVESFDPYVRKRNNIDGTVEEIDFAIKIVNEIGKVRTRNGIPKLLPGLNFIFGLPGEKKRSYEILYEKLNNYLCDNILIRRINLRQVIVVPETPLWFYSKRKKIKFDHRLFKHYKYLIRNKIDIEMIKRVFPIGTRIKNVIPEYHEGKLTFARPLGTYPILVGIPAHLDKKRDILVVGYGPRSLTGIRADIKISEATMDELMAIPGIGRKTAETIKAKAPESLVNTLLGG, from the coding sequence ATGCGCTCGGCGATAATAATTGATGGATATGTAGATGAGCCTGCTGTACTTGGAGTTCCACCATATGTAAGTACCTATCCCCGCTATATAGCGGGAACTTTATTTTTAAAAGATTTTGATGTTAGATACACTACAATAGATGAGGTGAGAAAAAAAGAGCAATGGGATAGTTTTAATGAATATGATGTATTGGTTATTATCAGTGGAGTAACTGTTCCAGGAAGATACATTGGAGGCACACCCATCACGTTAAAAGAGATAGAGAAAATATTTTCAAAAAATAAAAAACCATTCAGAATACTTACAGGAGCTGTATTACAAAACAGCAGAGAAGTTTTAAAAAACATTGGAGCAGATGAATTTGTTGAAGATTTTATTGAATATGCATTTGAAACAAATAATTACGAAATTAAAAGAACTGTCGCAGTAGAAGGTGCAAGAATTGTAAAATACCATCCTCGTTTTCCTGATATTATCTGCGAGATAGAAGTTTCACTTGGATGTGAAAGAAAAAACTACTGTACTTTCTGTAGTGAACCAATATTACACAAAGGTTTTTCTTCAAGACCTCTAAAAGATATAGTAGACGAAATAGAAGCATTGTACAAAGCTGGTGTAAAAGCTTTTAGATTGGGACGAAGCGCGAACATATTGGCTTATGGTATGGAAAAAAATTCTGGTAAAGTTAACAATAACTTAATATACGAGTTGTATAATAGTATAAGAAATGTTGCACCACAGTTAGAGGTTTTGCATACAGATAACGCCAATCCTGCTTTTATAGCAAGAAATTATCCTGAGATAGTAAATGCACTTGAAACCATTGTTAAATATAATACTGAAGGTGATGTATTATCATTTGGTGTTGAGTCTTTTGATCCATATGTAAGAAAAAGAAACAATATAGATGGTACAGTAGAGGAAATAGATTTTGCTATAAAAATTGTAAATGAAATTGGTAAAGTTAGAACCAGAAATGGGATTCCAAAACTTTTGCCAGGATTAAATTTTATATTTGGATTACCAGGAGAAAAAAAGCGTTCTTATGAAATATTATATGAAAAGTTGAATAACTATCTTTGTGATAACATTTTAATCAGGAGAATAAATCTCAGACAGGTGATAGTGGTTCCTGAAACACCGTTATGGTTTTATTCAAAAAGAAAAAAAATAAAGTTTGATCACAGACTTTTCAAGCATTACAAATATTTAATTAGAAACAAAATAGATATTGAAATGATTAAAAGAGTGTTTCCAATTGGAACAAGAATAAAGAATGTAATACCTGAATATCACGAGGGAAAATTGACATTTGCAAGACCACTTGGAACGTATCCTATCCTTGTGGGGATACCAGCGCATTTAGATAAAAAACGCGACATTTTGGTGGTGGGGTATGGTCCAAGATCGCTGACAGGAATAAGGGCGGATATAAAAATTTCAGAAGCAACAATGGACGAGTTAATGGCTATTCCAGGTATTGGAAGAAAAACAGCAGAAACGATTAAGGCAAAAGCTCCAGAAAGTTTAGTCAATACATTGTTGGGGGGGTAA